The Dehalococcoidales bacterium genome includes a window with the following:
- a CDS encoding lmo0937 family membrane protein: protein MLHLFWVIAIILLIVWLLGFLITPFMGGLIHILLVIAIIFLIIWLVQRVRNKH from the coding sequence ATGCTGCATTTATTCTGGGTCATCGCCATTATTTTGTTGATTGTATGGCTGCTGGGTTTTTTAATAACCCCTTTCATGGGCGGATTGATCCATATTTTACTCGTTATTGCCATCATATTCCTGATTATCTGGCTGGTGCAGAGAGTAAGAAATAAACACTAG